The Sphaerospermopsis torques-reginae ITEP-024 genome has a window encoding:
- a CDS encoding type II toxin-antitoxin system HicA family toxin gives MQGCYLKRHGQKHDIYINPINGKQSPVPRHPEIEESLCRLIKKQLEI, from the coding sequence ATGCAGGGGTGCTATTTAAAACGTCATGGGCAGAAACATGATATCTATATTAACCCTATTAATGGAAAACAATCGCCTGTACCACGTCATCCAGAAATCGAAGAAAGTCTCTGTCGTTTAATCAAAAAACAGTTAGAAATTTAA
- a CDS encoding molybdopterin molybdotransferase MoeA, whose amino-acid sequence MLSVRDAEATILNAVKPLDNQLDVEFVDLLMANNRILATPMISSLDFPHWDNSAMDGYAVRYADVQYARADKPIVLQVVEEIPAGYKPLVTIKPGQAARIFTGAMMPAGADTVVMQEKTHRQENQVFVFIAPQPQEFVRHKGDFYQAGNELLPAGIPLTASEIAVLAAAGREQVDVFRRPRVAILSVGDELVMPEQLLKPGQIVDSNQYALATLMRELGAEVLLLGIIQDDPTTLQEIIDYAIANADIVISTGGVSVGDYDYIYKTLASLGAKIHFRSVQMRPGKPLTFATFPKKLYFGLPGNPVSALVTCWRFVQPAIKKMTGLAKGWESKFVKVKSSSELQSNGKMETYIWGKLHLVNGVYQFQKAEGNYSSGNLINLAQTNALAVLPVGKTFVYPGEEVLVLHL is encoded by the coding sequence ATGCTGTCAGTCAGAGATGCAGAAGCTACTATTTTAAATGCTGTAAAACCGTTGGATAACCAGCTAGATGTGGAATTTGTTGATTTATTAATGGCGAATAATCGCATTTTAGCAACTCCTATGATCAGTTCCCTGGATTTTCCCCACTGGGATAACTCGGCTATGGATGGTTATGCGGTGCGTTATGCAGATGTGCAGTATGCTAGGGCGGATAAACCTATTGTTTTGCAGGTTGTGGAAGAAATTCCGGCTGGGTATAAACCTCTAGTGACAATTAAACCAGGACAAGCTGCAAGAATTTTCACCGGTGCAATGATGCCCGCTGGTGCGGATACTGTAGTTATGCAGGAAAAAACCCACCGTCAGGAAAATCAAGTGTTTGTGTTTATTGCGCCTCAACCCCAGGAGTTTGTCAGACACAAAGGGGACTTTTATCAAGCGGGAAACGAACTTTTACCGGCTGGTATTCCTTTAACTGCGTCTGAAATTGCGGTTTTAGCGGCGGCTGGACGTGAACAGGTGGATGTGTTTCGTCGTCCCCGTGTGGCTATTTTATCAGTTGGCGATGAGTTGGTGATGCCGGAACAATTGCTAAAACCTGGGCAAATTGTAGATTCTAATCAGTATGCTTTAGCTACTTTGATGCGGGAATTGGGGGCAGAAGTGTTACTGTTAGGAATTATTCAGGATGATCCGACAACTTTACAAGAAATTATCGATTATGCGATCGCTAATGCTGATATAGTTATTTCTACTGGTGGTGTATCTGTGGGCGATTATGACTACATATATAAAACTTTAGCTTCTTTGGGAGCAAAAATTCATTTTCGTTCTGTACAAATGCGTCCCGGAAAACCTCTGACTTTTGCAACTTTCCCTAAGAAGTTATACTTTGGTTTACCAGGAAATCCTGTTTCGGCTTTGGTGACTTGTTGGCGGTTTGTGCAACCTGCAATTAAAAAAATGACGGGACTGGCTAAAGGTTGGGAAAGTAAATTTGTGAAAGTTAAATCTTCATCAGAATTACAATCTAATGGCAAGATGGAAACTTATATTTGGGGTAAGTTACATCTGGTAAATGGTGTTTATCAATTTCAAAAAGCTGAAGGTAATTATAGTTCAGGAAATTTAATTAATTTAGCTCAAACTAATGCTTTAGCTGTGTTACCTGTAGGTAAAACTTTTGTTTATCCAGGGGAGGAAGTTTTGGTTTTACATTTATAA